In Paenibacillus hexagrammi, the following are encoded in one genomic region:
- the fliI gene encoding flagellar protein export ATPase FliI, whose translation MSISIPSPEKYKEHLQQIDPIRVNGKVTQVIGLTVESEGPDVSIGDLCYIYPLKSNKPLKAEVVGFRSNKVVLMPLGELESIGPGCDVVGTGRPLTVQVGHELLGKVLDGLGQPLDGSFLPSRMSHYSTNNAPSNPLTRPRVLNPISVGVRCIDGLLTIGKGQRVGIFAGSGVGKSTLMGMIARNTSADVNVIALIGERGREVLDFIERDLGPEGLARSVVIVATSDQPALIRIKGAMIATSIAEYFRDRGLNVMMMMDSVTRFAMAQREVGLAVGEPPATRGYTPSVFAMLPRLLERSGTGPKGSITAFYTVLVDGDDMNEPIADAVRGILDGHIVLNRGIANKGHYPAIDVLASVSRVMKEIVPTEHMEAADQLKRLLSTYRDSEDLINIGAYQKGSNPEIDTAIDHIQSIWNFTKQKTSEKLTYAEAQQQLIQEFYKG comes from the coding sequence ATGAGTATTTCTATACCATCTCCCGAAAAGTACAAGGAGCATCTCCAACAAATAGATCCAATTCGAGTTAATGGCAAGGTCACCCAGGTTATTGGTCTGACTGTTGAATCTGAGGGGCCTGATGTAAGCATCGGTGATTTATGTTATATCTATCCTCTTAAGTCGAACAAGCCATTAAAGGCAGAAGTGGTTGGTTTTCGAAGTAATAAGGTTGTATTAATGCCACTTGGTGAGTTGGAATCAATCGGCCCAGGGTGCGATGTTGTCGGAACCGGTAGGCCGCTCACCGTTCAAGTAGGACATGAATTATTGGGGAAAGTTCTGGACGGTCTGGGTCAACCGCTTGATGGATCGTTTCTACCATCGCGCATGTCTCATTACTCTACGAATAACGCGCCTAGCAATCCGCTTACACGTCCGCGAGTGTTGAATCCAATCAGTGTCGGAGTTAGATGCATTGATGGACTGCTTACCATAGGTAAAGGACAACGTGTCGGTATTTTTGCCGGATCTGGTGTAGGAAAAAGTACACTTATGGGCATGATCGCTCGTAACACGTCAGCCGATGTCAACGTGATTGCTTTAATTGGTGAGCGTGGACGAGAAGTGCTTGATTTTATCGAGAGAGACTTGGGGCCCGAAGGTTTAGCGCGTTCCGTGGTTATTGTTGCTACATCCGATCAACCTGCATTGATTAGAATCAAAGGTGCTATGATTGCGACTAGTATTGCAGAGTACTTTCGAGATCGTGGATTGAATGTCATGATGATGATGGATTCTGTAACCCGTTTCGCAATGGCGCAGAGGGAAGTTGGTCTTGCAGTTGGGGAGCCGCCTGCTACAAGGGGATATACACCATCTGTGTTCGCTATGCTGCCTCGCTTGTTGGAGAGGTCGGGAACTGGCCCGAAAGGTTCGATAACTGCCTTTTATACGGTATTGGTAGACGGGGATGACATGAATGAACCTATCGCAGATGCCGTTCGAGGTATTCTTGACGGTCATATCGTTTTAAATCGAGGCATTGCCAATAAAGGGCATTATCCTGCAATTGATGTGTTGGCAAGTGTAAGTCGTGTTATGAAAGAAATTGTACCAACTGAACATATGGAAGCCGCGGATCAACTGAAGCGACTGTTATCCACCTATAGAGATTCGGAAGACTTGATTAATATCGGGGCGTATCAGAAGGGGTCAAACCCTGAAATTGATACTGCGATTGATCATATTCAATCGATTTGGAACTTTACGAAGCAAAAGACTTCTGAAAAGCTAACCTATGCAGAGGCTCAGCAACAACTGATTCAAGAATTTTACAAGGGATGA
- the fliJ gene encoding flagellar export protein FliJ — translation MKFRYSFQQIVDLKNSERTHAEWILSEALGELRNEETSLHALFEQKDALQQQIVSASDQCVTISEMLLLQNYLNHIDQQILRKHQDVARAQKLVENKQEKLTERMLDEKVWNKAREKAFHQFQSFVAKKEQEALDEMATNRFKRLSY, via the coding sequence ATGAAATTCCGCTATTCCTTTCAGCAAATAGTAGATCTCAAAAATAGCGAACGGACACATGCAGAGTGGATTCTATCTGAAGCTCTGGGTGAATTGAGGAATGAAGAAACAAGCTTGCATGCGCTATTCGAGCAAAAAGACGCGCTTCAGCAGCAAATCGTATCCGCTTCTGACCAGTGTGTCACGATCTCCGAAATGCTTCTTTTGCAAAATTATTTGAATCACATTGATCAACAAATTTTACGAAAGCATCAGGATGTTGCGAGAGCTCAAAAATTGGTTGAGAATAAGCAGGAAAAGCTGACAGAACGCATGCTAGATGAGAAGGTTTGGAACAAAGCAAGAGAGAAGGCGTTTCATCAATTTCAATCGTTTGTTGCCAAAAAGGAACAGGAAGCTCTGGACGAAATGGCGACTAACCGTTTTAAACGATTGTCATATTG